In Helicobacter ibis, a genomic segment contains:
- a CDS encoding efflux transporter outer membrane subunit, whose product MKLKIISLISLLLIFGGCSLSPKYEQPQVSIPSNFTGESADSKISVAWWKDFNDEYLNTLVDEALKNNYDLSLAMSRISQARSQWSYARSDRYPNIGAKGEATRNNGNMSNPVSMGDNYNNFSLSAVLSFELDLWGRARDSDRKAYAMLLSSKASRDTIKLSLISNVIQSYFGILVLNNQVEISRYTLKSRTESYEYRKKEYEIGKIPEIDMQQAKSEMASVKAQMQKLLMEQNAAQTSLMILLGRNPQEIFDLKLPTEAKALPKSPVIPIGLSSTLLEQRPDIEVATQNLKASNFAIGVARSAYFPTISLTGLAGYVSPQLNNLMQSSSSTWNYGGNFVGNLLDMGRTMANVDYAKAQQEEMLLTYGQVVRNAFGEVRDSLFNYSMSGERLKSLDDQVKALRRTLVLAELRYAEGYTNYLEVLNTQSSLFAAELTYQSAALENLSASINVYKAFGGGWDKTKYVQEE is encoded by the coding sequence ATGAAATTAAAAATTATATCTTTAATATCTTTATTGTTGATTTTTGGAGGTTGTTCTCTATCTCCAAAATATGAACAACCACAAGTTAGTATCCCTAGTAACTTTACAGGAGAGAGTGCAGATTCTAAAATTAGTGTTGCTTGGTGGAAAGACTTTAATGATGAATATTTAAATACTCTTGTTGATGAAGCATTGAAAAATAATTATGATTTATCTTTAGCTATGAGTAGAATCTCTCAAGCTAGAAGTCAGTGGAGCTATGCTAGAAGCGATAGATATCCAAATATAGGTGCTAAAGGTGAGGCTACTAGAAATAATGGAAATATGAGCAATCCAGTAAGTATGGGTGATAATTATAATAATTTTTCTTTAAGTGCTGTTTTGAGTTTTGAACTTGATTTGTGGGGTAGGGCTAGGGATTCTGATAGGAAAGCTTATGCCATGTTATTATCAAGCAAGGCCAGTAGAGACACTATTAAGCTTAGTTTGATTTCTAATGTTATTCAAAGTTATTTTGGTATTTTGGTTCTTAACAATCAAGTAGAAATTTCAAGATATACCCTAAAGAGTAGGACTGAAAGCTATGAATACAGAAAAAAAGAATATGAAATAGGGAAAATACCAGAAATAGATATGCAACAAGCAAAATCAGAGATGGCGTCTGTAAAGGCTCAAATGCAAAAGTTATTAATGGAGCAAAATGCAGCCCAAACTTCACTTATGATTCTTCTAGGTAGAAATCCGCAAGAGATTTTTGATCTAAAATTGCCGACAGAAGCAAAAGCATTGCCAAAATCACCGGTTATTCCTATTGGACTTTCATCTACTTTATTGGAGCAAAGACCAGATATAGAAGTAGCAACACAGAATCTAAAAGCATCTAACTTTGCAATTGGTGTTGCTAGAAGTGCATATTTTCCAACTATATCACTAACGGGATTAGCAGGATATGTAAGCCCACAATTAAATAATCTAATGCAAAGTTCATCTTCAACTTGGAATTATGGTGGTAACTTTGTTGGTAATCTCTTAGATATGGGTAGAACAATGGCTAATGTAGATTATGCAAAAGCACAACAAGAAGAGATGTTGCTTACATATGGACAAGTAGTAAGAAATGCATTTGGAGAGGTTAGAGATTCATTGTTTAACTATTCTATGAGTGGCGAGAGGTTAAAAAGCTTAGATGACCAAGTAAAGGCACTTAGGAGAACATTAGTCTTAGCAGAGCTTAGATATGCTGAAGGATATACTAATTATTTAGAGGTTTTAAATACGCAAAGTAGCTTGTTTGCAGCAGAATTGACTTATCAAAGTGCTGCATTGGAGAACTTGAGTGCTAGTATCAATGTGTATAAGGCATTTGGTGGTGGTTGGGATAAAACCAAATATGTACAAGAAGAATAG
- the thrS gene encoding threonine--tRNA ligase — translation MSEIIGYKVNGEIIDTQSIGNIDSKEPIYFDNSEESLYIMRHTCAHLMAEAIKILYPEAQFFVGPVVNEGFYYDFRVNHKISEDDLKTIENKMKQLAKKGEKLVKYSLPRDEAIEKFKNDDLKQAVISRIPLGDGTLSIYSQGEFEDLCRGPHLPTLKLLNSFKLTKIAGAYLGGDENSEMLTRIYGIAFADKDSLNTYLRQLEEAKKRDHRKVGMELGLFAFDDEIGAGLPIWLPSGARLRRNIENLLTQALIERGYEPVRGPEILKSDVWRVSGHYANYGENMYFTTIDNVEYGIKPMNCVGHIKVYQSSPRSYRDLPLRFYEYGVVHRHEKSGVLHGLLRVREFTQDDAHIFCLPSQIGSEVKDIIEFTQKIMNAFGFKYEMEISTRPEKSIGSDEVWEEATNALKEALDEYGIDYAIDEGGGAFYGPKIDIKITDAIGRKWQCGTIQIDMNLPERFKLEYTADDNTSKQPIMIHRAILGSFERFVAILTEHFGGEFPFFVAPTQIIIIPISNVHTAYSLKIRNELLKYGVYSEIDSKNDTLNKRIRNAEKQRVPMILVLGDEEVKNNSVAIRDRRNKEHFNMDLVEFIKFSREKMREVSF, via the coding sequence ATGTCCGAAATTATTGGTTATAAAGTCAATGGCGAGATAATTGATACACAAAGCATAGGAAATATAGATTCTAAAGAGCCTATTTATTTTGATAATTCTGAAGAATCTCTCTATATTATGAGACATACTTGTGCGCACTTAATGGCAGAAGCTATAAAGATTCTATATCCAGAGGCACAATTTTTCGTCGGTCCTGTTGTAAATGAGGGATTCTATTATGACTTTAGGGTGAATCATAAAATTAGCGAAGATGATTTAAAGACAATAGAAAACAAAATGAAACAATTAGCCAAAAAAGGCGAAAAATTAGTTAAGTATTCACTTCCTAGAGATGAGGCTATAGAGAAATTTAAAAATGATGACTTAAAACAGGCTGTAATTAGCAGAATACCTCTTGGAGATGGAACCCTTAGCATATATTCTCAAGGAGAATTCGAAGATTTGTGTAGAGGTCCTCATTTGCCTACTTTAAAGCTACTTAATTCATTTAAGCTAACTAAAATAGCAGGTGCCTACTTAGGTGGTGATGAAAACTCTGAAATGCTAACTAGAATTTATGGTATTGCATTTGCTGATAAGGATAGTTTAAATACATATCTAAGACAATTAGAAGAAGCAAAAAAAAGAGATCATAGAAAAGTTGGTATGGAGCTTGGATTATTTGCCTTTGATGATGAAATAGGAGCAGGGCTACCAATATGGTTACCAAGTGGTGCTAGACTTAGGCGAAATATAGAAAATTTGCTAACACAGGCATTAATAGAGCGTGGTTATGAACCAGTTAGAGGACCAGAGATACTAAAGAGTGATGTATGGAGGGTTAGTGGACATTATGCAAATTATGGTGAAAACATGTATTTTACCACTATTGATAATGTAGAATATGGCATAAAGCCGATGAATTGTGTTGGACATATTAAAGTATATCAGAGCTCACCTAGAAGTTATAGGGATTTGCCTTTGAGATTCTATGAATATGGTGTTGTTCATAGACATGAAAAGAGTGGTGTTTTGCATGGGTTGCTTAGGGTTAGAGAATTCACACAAGATGATGCACATATTTTCTGTCTCCCAAGTCAAATAGGTAGTGAAGTTAAAGATATTATCGAATTTACACAAAAAATAATGAATGCATTTGGCTTCAAATATGAAATGGAAATTTCAACTAGACCAGAAAAATCAATAGGTAGCGATGAAGTATGGGAAGAGGCTACTAATGCATTAAAAGAAGCATTAGATGAATATGGTATAGACTATGCAATTGATGAGGGTGGAGGTGCATTTTATGGTCCAAAGATAGACATTAAAATCACTGATGCAATAGGTAGAAAGTGGCAGTGTGGGACTATACAAATTGATATGAATCTTCCAGAGAGATTCAAGTTAGAATATACAGCTGATGATAACACTAGTAAACAACCAATAATGATACATAGGGCTATATTGGGCAGTTTTGAAAGGTTTGTTGCTATTTTAACGGAGCATTTTGGAGGAGAATTTCCATTCTTTGTTGCACCTACTCAAATTATTATAATTCCTATATCAAATGTACATACTGCATATTCTTTAAAAATAAGAAATGAATTGCTAAAATATGGAGTATATTCTGAAATAGACAGCAAAAATGACACTCTAAATAAGAGGATTAGAAACGCAGAAAAGCAAAGAGTGCCTATGATTTTGGTTCTTGGAGATGAAGAGGTCAAGAATAATAGTGTTGCTATTAGGGATAGGAGAAATAAGGAACACTTTAATATGGATTTAGTTGAGTTTATAAAATTTTCAAGGGAGAAAATGCGTGAGGTTAGCTTTTGA
- a CDS encoding efflux RND transporter permease subunit, translating to MFSKFFINRPVLAMVMSIVIVISGLLSMVSLAVEEYPQVTPPQVVVQATYPGASAEVISSSVASVLESSINGVEGMIYMQTSSTSSGTLSINIYFTNETDPDQATINVNNRVQSVLSSLPQEVQRMGVKVDKRSSTILAVYSLFSDVPNQDATYIANYAAINILDELKRVPGVGDATLFGRQEYAMRIWLSPDKLTKYNLTPSEVIALVQEQNSQFAAGAFGQEPVRSDLNFTYTVTTKGRFVDAKEFENILIRTNPDGSSLYLKDIARIELGAEDYSVNAFYNGHSAVAFGVFLQPGANALNVAEGVEKKLQELSKSFPDGMQYKIPYDTTAFVKVSVQEVVKTFFEAIILVVIVIYFFLQNFRATIIPVLAVPVSIIGAFAGMYLLGFSINLLTLFGLILAIGIVVDDAIIVIENVERIIHEEKLSVKEATIKAMDEIASPVIAIVLVLSAVFVPVAFIGGFSGEIYKQFAITIVISVIISGFVALTLTPALCVSILSTKEPKPFKIVKKFNVFFDWLTHKFTEKVANAIRRGTLYLVLFVGLIFITYGLFTRVPTGLVPAEDKGILLISVQLPPATALSRTTQTIGFMEETVRSNPNVDSIMALAGYDLLSSATRTFGGTAFVKLKDWDERKEDSQHSAFLAKTLTGQLMQNPNAVIFALNPPPIMGLSLTDGFEAYIQDRTGGSIQDLQKYTQMVLEAAQNRPELTGVRTTLSASVPQYNVELDREKAKSLGISVVDVFSTLQATFGTYYVNDFNLFGRTYKVNIQSESSFRESPADLSKVFVRTNKGDLVPISSIVTFKRVVGPDILERFNLFPAAKLMGDATAGYSSGDALRAIEEVAAEVLPDGYTIAFSGSSYQEKASSGTGAVAFIFGLIFVFLILAAQYERWLMPLAVLTAVPFAVFGAIFATWLRGLENDIYFQIGLVTLIALAAKNAILIIEFAMQAREHEGKDIYESAIEAARLRFRPIVMTSLAFTIGVLPLAISTGAGSASRHAIGTGVIGGMLAATFIATFFIPLFFTYFARFSEFLANLRNKK from the coding sequence ATGTTTTCTAAATTTTTTATTAATCGTCCAGTATTAGCTATGGTTATGTCAATAGTCATAGTAATTTCTGGATTATTATCCATGGTATCTCTTGCGGTTGAAGAGTATCCACAAGTAACTCCTCCACAAGTTGTGGTGCAAGCTACATATCCCGGTGCTAGTGCAGAGGTAATTTCAAGTAGTGTGGCAAGTGTGCTAGAGAGTAGTATTAATGGTGTTGAAGGCATGATATATATGCAAACTTCCTCTACTTCAAGTGGAACTCTTAGTATTAATATATATTTCACAAATGAGACAGATCCAGATCAAGCCACCATAAATGTAAATAATCGTGTCCAATCAGTGCTTAGTTCATTGCCACAAGAAGTTCAAAGAATGGGCGTTAAGGTAGACAAAAGATCATCTACAATTTTGGCGGTTTATTCTTTATTTTCTGATGTTCCAAACCAAGATGCAACTTATATTGCAAATTACGCTGCGATTAATATTTTAGATGAGTTAAAGAGAGTGCCGGGGGTTGGTGATGCTACATTATTTGGTAGACAAGAGTATGCAATGAGGATTTGGTTATCGCCAGACAAACTTACAAAATATAATCTAACCCCTTCTGAAGTAATTGCATTAGTGCAGGAACAAAACTCACAATTTGCAGCAGGTGCATTTGGACAAGAGCCTGTAAGGTCTGATTTAAACTTCACATATACGGTTACTACAAAAGGAAGATTTGTTGATGCAAAAGAGTTTGAAAACATATTAATTAGGACTAATCCTGATGGTTCATCTTTGTATTTAAAAGATATAGCAAGGATAGAACTAGGTGCCGAAGATTATAGTGTTAATGCTTTTTATAATGGGCATTCTGCAGTTGCATTTGGTGTATTTTTACAACCAGGAGCTAATGCACTTAATGTAGCAGAAGGCGTAGAAAAGAAGTTACAAGAGCTATCAAAAAGCTTCCCTGATGGTATGCAATATAAGATTCCATATGATACAACCGCATTTGTGAAGGTTTCTGTGCAAGAGGTTGTAAAGACATTTTTTGAAGCCATAATACTTGTTGTTATTGTTATTTACTTCTTTTTGCAGAATTTTAGGGCAACTATTATTCCAGTCTTAGCGGTACCCGTTTCTATTATAGGTGCATTTGCAGGTATGTATTTACTTGGATTTTCGATTAACTTACTTACGCTATTTGGACTTATATTGGCCATTGGTATTGTTGTTGATGATGCAATTATTGTTATTGAAAATGTTGAGAGAATAATCCATGAAGAAAAGCTAAGTGTAAAGGAAGCAACAATTAAGGCAATGGACGAAATAGCAAGTCCAGTTATTGCTATTGTGCTTGTTTTATCAGCTGTTTTTGTGCCTGTCGCATTTATTGGTGGGTTTTCTGGTGAGATATATAAGCAATTTGCAATTACTATAGTTATATCTGTTATTATATCTGGGTTTGTTGCTCTTACGCTGACGCCTGCATTATGTGTGTCTATTTTAAGCACAAAAGAACCAAAGCCTTTTAAAATAGTGAAGAAGTTTAATGTATTTTTTGATTGGCTTACACATAAATTCACAGAAAAGGTAGCAAATGCTATTAGGAGAGGTACTTTATACTTGGTACTTTTTGTTGGTTTGATTTTTATTACTTATGGATTATTTACTAGAGTTCCTACTGGATTAGTTCCTGCTGAAGATAAGGGTATTTTGCTAATTTCAGTACAATTGCCACCTGCAACTGCATTGAGCAGGACAACTCAAACTATTGGCTTTATGGAAGAAACCGTAAGAAGCAATCCTAATGTAGATTCAATTATGGCTCTAGCTGGATATGATTTGTTATCTAGTGCTACTAGAACATTTGGTGGTACTGCGTTTGTTAAGCTTAAAGATTGGGACGAGAGAAAAGAAGATTCGCAACACTCTGCTTTCTTGGCAAAAACGCTAACAGGACAACTTATGCAAAATCCAAATGCTGTTATTTTTGCATTAAATCCACCTCCAATTATGGGACTTAGCTTGACTGATGGCTTTGAAGCATATATTCAAGATAGAACTGGTGGATCTATACAAGATCTACAAAAATACACTCAAATGGTGTTAGAAGCAGCACAGAATCGTCCGGAGCTAACTGGAGTTAGGACAACGCTTAGTGCAAGTGTGCCTCAATATAATGTAGAACTAGATAGAGAAAAGGCAAAATCTCTTGGTATAAGCGTTGTTGATGTATTTTCTACTTTACAAGCAACATTTGGAACTTATTATGTAAATGACTTTAATTTGTTTGGTAGAACCTATAAGGTAAATATACAATCTGAAAGTAGCTTTAGGGAATCTCCTGCTGATTTGAGCAAGGTTTTTGTAAGGACAAATAAGGGTGATTTAGTGCCAATTAGCTCTATTGTAACTTTTAAAAGGGTGGTTGGACCTGATATTTTAGAGAGATTCAACTTATTCCCTGCTGCAAAATTAATGGGTGATGCAACTGCAGGATATTCTTCTGGTGATGCATTAAGGGCTATTGAAGAAGTGGCTGCTGAAGTCTTGCCAGATGGATATACGATAGCATTTTCTGGTAGCTCATATCAAGAAAAAGCAAGTAGTGGAACTGGTGCTGTTGCATTTATTTTTGGTTTGATATTTGTGTTTTTGATTCTTGCTGCACAATACGAAAGATGGCTAATGCCTTTAGCGGTTCTAACCGCTGTTCCTTTTGCGGTATTTGGTGCTATTTTTGCTACATGGCTTAGAGGATTAGAAAATGACATATATTTCCAAATAGGTCTAGTAACTCTAATAGCCTTAGCAGCAAAGAATGCAATTTTGATAATAGAATTTGCAATGCAAGCTAGAGAGCATGAAGGTAAAGATATATACGAATCTGCAATTGAAGCAGCAAGACTTAGATTTAGACCAATTGTTATGACTTCTTTAGCATTTACTATAGGGGTTCTACCATTAGCAATTAGCACAGGTGCTGGTTCTGCTAGTAGGCATGCAATAGGAACTGGTGTTATAGGTGGTATGTTGGCAGCTACATTTATTGCTACATTTTTCATACCTTTATTTTTCACATATTTTGCGAGATTTAGTGAGTTTTTAGCAAACCTAAGGAATAAAAAATGA
- the rpmI gene encoding 50S ribosomal protein L35: MPKMKTNRGAAKRFKIKKNSIKRGSAFKSHILTKKRPRQIANLNAPKHVHSANIESVKKMLCMG; the protein is encoded by the coding sequence ATGCCAAAAATGAAAACAAATCGCGGTGCAGCGAAGAGATTTAAAATTAAAAAAAATAGCATTAAACGCGGATCTGCTTTTAAAAGTCATATTTTGACAAAGAAAAGACCACGACAAATAGCTAATCTTAATGCACCTAAGCATGTTCATAGTGCAAATATTGAATCTGTTAAGAAAATGCTTTGCATGGGTTAA
- the rplT gene encoding 50S ribosomal protein L20 gives MARVKTGVVRRRRHKKILKLARGFYSARHKHFRKAKEQLERSLCYAFRDRKQKKRDFRRLWIVRINAACRINAISYSKFMFGLKKAGISLDRKILADIALNEPSHFAKIVESAKKAL, from the coding sequence ATGGCAAGAGTAAAGACAGGTGTTGTAAGAAGAAGAAGACATAAGAAAATCTTAAAATTAGCAAGAGGTTTTTATAGTGCTAGACATAAGCATTTTAGAAAAGCAAAAGAGCAACTAGAAAGAAGCTTATGTTATGCATTTAGAGATAGAAAGCAAAAGAAAAGAGACTTTAGAAGATTGTGGATTGTTAGAATTAATGCTGCTTGTAGGATTAATGCAATTAGCTATTCTAAGTTCATGTTTGGTCTTAAGAAGGCTGGAATCTCGCTTGACAGAAAGATATTAGCAGATATTGCGTTAAATGAGCCTAGCCACTTTGCTAAGATAGTAGAGAGTGCAAAAAAAGCTCTGTAA
- the recO gene encoding recombination protein RecO — MQGYILHTHKVRDEDLLVKIITTNHIYTLYRFYGARHSTIHIGHKIDFIIERDIKNLGKLREPSHLSFDWEIHSHKRYYWQQYITLLNTHLQDVSNIDSFYFDHLEHGAIRLNKEEPKRCMLSLYAKLLNFEGRNNPLNTCLICNNILNGDKIIILRGILAAHKECINGTLFNKSKILHWLNGNGEFLEDNEVDKLWEILLLGI; from the coding sequence ATGCAAGGCTATATACTTCACACACATAAAGTAAGAGATGAAGACTTGCTAGTAAAAATAATAACAACAAATCATATATATACACTATATAGATTCTATGGTGCTAGACACAGCACGATACATATAGGACATAAAATAGACTTTATAATAGAACGAGATATAAAGAATCTAGGTAAATTAAGGGAACCATCACATCTATCGTTTGATTGGGAAATACACTCACACAAAAGATACTATTGGCAACAATATATAACCTTACTAAATACTCATCTACAAGATGTAAGTAATATAGACAGCTTTTATTTTGATCACTTAGAACATGGTGCTATTAGACTCAATAAAGAAGAACCAAAACGATGTATGCTAAGTTTGTATGCTAAATTACTAAATTTTGAAGGAAGAAATAACCCACTAAATACATGTCTAATCTGCAATAATATCCTAAATGGTGATAAAATTATAATACTAAGAGGAATACTTGCTGCACACAAAGAATGCATAAATGGGACTTTATTTAATAAAAGTAAAATCCTCCATTGGCTAAATGGCAACGGAGAATTTTTAGAAGACAATGAAGTTGATAAATTATGGGAAATTTTATTGCTAGGAATCTAA
- the infC gene encoding translation initiation factor IF-3 — MSKNTDVMLNEDIDFPEVRCIGDDGEQYGLISSSEALKIAEEKGVDLVLIAPDAKPPVCKVMDYGKFRYQQEKKLKEAKKKQKQIEIKEIKLSVKIAINDINYKVKHAKEFLSENKHVRFRVFLRGREVSEPQVGFEVLNKVASMLEEVANVDKDYKIEGRYVNMLVTPKK, encoded by the coding sequence TTGAGTAAGAATACAGATGTAATGTTAAATGAGGATATTGATTTTCCAGAGGTTCGTTGTATAGGTGATGATGGTGAGCAGTATGGCTTGATTAGTTCAAGTGAGGCTTTGAAAATTGCAGAAGAAAAGGGTGTTGATTTGGTTTTGATAGCGCCAGATGCAAAACCTCCTGTGTGTAAGGTTATGGACTATGGTAAGTTCAGATACCAGCAAGAAAAGAAACTAAAAGAAGCTAAAAAGAAGCAAAAGCAAATAGAAATAAAAGAAATCAAGTTATCAGTTAAAATAGCTATCAATGATATAAACTATAAAGTAAAACATGCAAAAGAGTTTTTAAGTGAGAATAAGCATGTTAGATTCCGTGTATTCTTACGAGGTAGAGAGGTAAGTGAGCCACAAGTTGGCTTTGAAGTGTTAAATAAGGTTGCTTCTATGCTAGAAGAAGTTGCCAATGTTGATAAGGATTACAAGATAGAAGGACGATATGTCAATATGCTTGTAACGCCTAAAAAATAA